The Paeniglutamicibacter sulfureus genome includes a region encoding these proteins:
- a CDS encoding molybdopterin molybdotransferase MoeA has protein sequence MRPPFRRSVREHLEAIEDLLAPVLRDAGSEPSELVQALGRTLAHDLLAPRALPPWDNSQMDGYAVHTGDLGSGALRVVAPIAAGQAAAALVRGTAAPIMTGAPMPEGANTVIPVEAANPDRFPTVAEVADGFTVVLPDSSPVGNYVRARGSDIAEGALVLEAGTRLGPTALGIVAGLGLAEVQVQSRPRVLLLSTGDELVAPGGELGPGQIHDANTTLLHAALTGAGCQVAVAGVLDDSPEQFTTSLRAALMAGDRNYHLVLSSGGISKGAFDVVKAVLSTHGIDFGSVAMQPGGPQGSGTLALPGCSPVAFIALPGNPVSAYVSFEMFIRPVLAMALGLPERVLATATLTEDLDSVPGKLQVRRGSYAHGTVAPVGGASSHLLAALAASNAFILLDEETTTLPAGSRADIMIIGDGS, from the coding sequence ATGAGACCACCATTTCGCCGCAGCGTCCGCGAGCACCTGGAAGCCATAGAGGATTTGTTGGCTCCCGTGCTGCGGGATGCGGGCAGCGAACCGTCGGAGCTGGTCCAGGCGTTGGGCCGCACGCTGGCCCACGACCTGCTGGCCCCGCGTGCGTTGCCGCCCTGGGACAACTCCCAGATGGACGGTTATGCGGTGCACACCGGGGACCTGGGCTCTGGTGCCTTGCGGGTGGTCGCCCCGATCGCCGCCGGCCAGGCTGCCGCTGCCCTGGTGCGCGGCACCGCCGCGCCCATCATGACAGGTGCCCCGATGCCGGAAGGGGCCAACACCGTCATCCCCGTCGAGGCGGCAAACCCCGATCGCTTTCCCACGGTCGCCGAAGTTGCAGACGGATTCACCGTGGTGCTGCCGGATTCCAGTCCGGTGGGCAACTACGTGCGTGCCCGCGGCAGCGACATCGCCGAAGGTGCGTTGGTGTTGGAGGCAGGGACACGGCTTGGCCCCACGGCATTGGGCATCGTGGCCGGGCTCGGCCTGGCCGAGGTGCAGGTCCAATCCCGGCCGAGGGTGCTGTTGCTGTCCACCGGGGACGAACTGGTCGCCCCCGGCGGGGAGCTGGGCCCGGGGCAGATCCACGACGCCAACACCACCTTGCTGCACGCAGCGCTGACGGGCGCCGGCTGCCAGGTGGCCGTCGCGGGCGTACTCGATGACTCGCCCGAACAGTTCACCACGTCCCTGCGGGCGGCGCTGATGGCCGGCGACAGGAACTACCACCTGGTGCTCAGCAGCGGGGGGATCTCCAAGGGCGCCTTCGACGTGGTCAAGGCGGTGCTCAGCACCCATGGCATCGACTTCGGCTCCGTGGCCATGCAGCCCGGAGGGCCCCAGGGCTCCGGAACCCTCGCCCTGCCCGGGTGCTCACCGGTGGCCTTCATTGCGCTGCCGGGAAACCCGGTCAGCGCCTATGTCAGTTTTGAGATGTTCATCCGCCCGGTCCTGGCCATGGCCTTGGGCCTGCCCGAGCGCGTCTTGGCCACCGCCACGCTCACCGAGGACCTGGACTCGGTTCCCGGCAAGCTGCAGGTGCGCCGCGGCAGCTATGCCCACGGCACAGTCGCGCCCGTTGGCGGGGCCTCCTCCCACCTCCTGGCTGCCCTGGCTGCCAGCAACGCCTTCATCCTCCTCGACGAGGAGACCACCACCCTGCCCGCGGGAAGCCGCGCGGACATCATGATCATTGGAGACGGCTCATGA
- a CDS encoding ABC1 kinase family protein: MASGPGDRADVKTVAGNTRARYRRILRFAAWNLAVTWFFELLLPRVGLARVAERSRARRMRRFAQRFHVLAVDLGGLMIKVGQFMSSRLDVLPPEITAELEGLQDEVPPVPFSAIRALAEAELGATLETVFASVEQVPIAAASLGQVHRARLMPEDAAAAGIDTVVVKVQRPGIDGIVATDLAALRKVAGWLSHVRVVSRRANAPALVEEFAATSLQEIDYLNEAANAERFGADFDHDHRVAVPGVVWERCTRRVLTLEDVTAIKITDLSGLRAAGIDPGEVAPVFAAVMFDQLFTSGFFHADPHPGNIFVTPATDPQAPHPWKLTFIDFGMMGEVPSNTRSGLRKLLISAAGRDGKGLVAAIGELGVLVSTADTAELERALTQLFARFGGMGFAELREVDPREFREFAEEFGHVVRSLPFQVPENFLLIIRAMSLTSGVCSSLDPAFNLWDSVEPYAAQLLREQRGNIVQDVAGQLLEAATLGLGLPRRIDALFSGLQDGSLAVANPKLERRLARVEATGTRTASAVVFAAVLLAGAVLHADDAVLGAVLMWLSTLPLLHGLWAGRRGR, translated from the coding sequence GTGGCCTCCGGTCCCGGGGACCGCGCGGACGTGAAGACGGTAGCGGGCAACACCCGCGCCCGCTACCGGCGCATCCTGCGATTCGCCGCCTGGAACCTCGCCGTAACGTGGTTCTTCGAATTGCTCCTGCCGCGCGTCGGGCTTGCCAGGGTCGCGGAGCGCTCCCGGGCCCGGCGCATGCGGCGCTTCGCGCAGCGCTTCCATGTGCTCGCGGTGGACCTGGGCGGCCTGATGATCAAGGTCGGCCAGTTCATGTCCTCACGCCTTGACGTGCTGCCGCCGGAAATCACCGCCGAGCTCGAGGGGTTGCAGGACGAGGTGCCGCCCGTTCCGTTCTCCGCCATTCGCGCGCTGGCAGAGGCCGAGCTGGGCGCGACGCTGGAGACGGTGTTCGCCTCGGTCGAGCAGGTGCCGATCGCCGCCGCCTCGCTCGGGCAGGTGCACCGGGCGCGGCTGATGCCCGAGGATGCCGCAGCGGCCGGTATCGACACCGTGGTGGTGAAGGTGCAGCGGCCGGGCATCGACGGGATCGTCGCCACCGACCTGGCCGCACTGCGCAAGGTGGCCGGCTGGCTCAGCCACGTGCGCGTGGTGTCCAGGCGCGCCAACGCCCCGGCCCTGGTCGAGGAGTTTGCCGCCACCAGCCTGCAGGAAATCGACTACCTCAACGAGGCGGCCAATGCCGAGCGCTTCGGCGCCGACTTCGATCACGACCACCGCGTGGCGGTGCCCGGGGTCGTATGGGAGCGCTGCACCCGCCGCGTACTCACGCTGGAAGATGTCACCGCCATCAAGATCACCGACCTGTCCGGGCTGCGGGCCGCAGGCATCGATCCGGGCGAGGTGGCTCCGGTGTTCGCCGCGGTGATGTTCGACCAGCTGTTCACCAGCGGCTTCTTCCATGCCGATCCGCACCCGGGCAACATCTTCGTCACCCCGGCCACCGACCCACAAGCCCCGCATCCCTGGAAGCTGACCTTCATCGACTTCGGCATGATGGGCGAGGTCCCGTCCAACACCCGCAGCGGCCTGCGCAAGCTGCTGATCTCTGCCGCCGGGCGCGACGGCAAGGGACTGGTCGCCGCGATCGGGGAGCTGGGCGTGCTGGTGTCAACGGCCGACACTGCCGAGCTGGAGCGCGCGCTGACGCAGCTCTTCGCCAGGTTCGGCGGCATGGGCTTTGCCGAGCTGCGCGAGGTGGACCCGCGGGAGTTCCGCGAGTTCGCCGAGGAGTTCGGGCACGTTGTCCGCTCGCTGCCGTTCCAGGTGCCGGAGAACTTCCTGCTCATCATCCGTGCCATGTCGCTGACTTCGGGCGTGTGCAGCTCGCTGGACCCGGCCTTCAACCTCTGGGACTCGGTCGAACCCTACGCGGCGCAGTTGCTGCGCGAGCAGCGCGGCAACATCGTGCAGGACGTGGCGGGGCAGCTGCTGGAGGCCGCAACGCTGGGCCTGGGCCTGCCGCGTCGGATCGACGCGCTGTTCAGCGGACTGCAGGACGGCTCGCTCGCGGTGGCCAACCCGAAACTGGAACGCCGCCTGGCGCGCGTCGAGGCCACCGGGACACGGACCGCCTCGGCCGTGGTTTTCGCCGCCGTGCTGCTCGCCGGCGCGGTGCTGCACGCGGACGATGCGGTGCTGGGCGCCGTGCTGATGTGGCTTTCGACGCTGCCGCTGCTGCACGGGCTGTGGGCGGGGCGCCGCGGGCGCTGA
- the moaC gene encoding cyclic pyranopterin monophosphate synthase MoaC gives MRSDTTPEPNAEPSGGKLSHVRADGTAHMVDVSDKAETSRQATAEAFVHTTGEVLGLISGAGMPKGDALAVARIAGIMGAKKTSELIPLCHPLPISKVVIDFDLDAEDSVRIVATVKTRGVTGVEMEALTAVSTAALALYDMIKAVDKHASITDMRVLAKSGGKSGSWDIAPQQLPNPEGELRA, from the coding sequence ATGAGAAGCGACACCACACCCGAACCGAACGCCGAACCTTCCGGCGGGAAGCTCTCTCACGTTCGCGCCGACGGCACCGCCCACATGGTCGATGTCAGCGACAAGGCAGAAACCAGCCGCCAGGCCACCGCCGAGGCCTTTGTGCACACCACCGGCGAGGTCCTGGGACTGATCTCCGGTGCCGGGATGCCCAAGGGCGACGCGCTCGCCGTGGCCCGCATTGCCGGGATCATGGGGGCCAAGAAAACCTCCGAGCTCATCCCGCTGTGCCACCCGCTGCCGATCTCCAAGGTGGTCATCGACTTCGACCTGGACGCCGAAGACTCCGTGCGGATCGTTGCCACGGTGAAGACCCGCGGCGTGACCGGTGTCGAAATGGAGGCGTTGACCGCAGTGAGCACCGCGGCCCTGGCCCTGTATGACATGATCAAGGCCGTCGACAAGCACGCGAGCATCACCGACATGCGCGTGCTGGCCAAGTCCGGCGGCAAGTCCGGATCCTGGGACATTGCTCCCCAACAACTTCCCAACCCCGAAGGAGAACTGCGCGCATGA
- a CDS encoding sugar dehydrogenase complex small subunit, whose protein sequence is MLVGLAAVAGAVAAGGLTAPPVRAATTTRAVTLDEFMELSDILTDNEFSLRDEVGQQYLRALNNDPAHAQTLRVLVNGTVRVKRRPRTFDEVRRSGVLNDDAVAETARQILVHWYSGLVNGRTADYLEALAWETLPFAEPASTKIGFSKWDDVP, encoded by the coding sequence GTGCTGGTCGGGCTTGCCGCCGTCGCGGGCGCAGTTGCCGCAGGCGGCCTCACGGCGCCACCGGTCAGGGCAGCAACCACGACGCGGGCGGTCACGCTCGATGAGTTCATGGAGCTCTCGGACATCTTGACCGACAATGAATTCAGTCTGCGCGACGAGGTGGGTCAGCAGTACCTGCGGGCCCTGAACAATGATCCGGCACACGCGCAGACGCTCCGCGTGCTGGTCAACGGCACGGTGCGCGTGAAGCGTCGACCCAGGACCTTCGACGAAGTACGTCGCAGCGGCGTCCTGAATGACGATGCCGTGGCGGAGACAGCCCGGCAGATCCTTGTCCATTGGTATTCGGGCCTGGTCAATGGCCGGACCGCTGACTACCTGGAGGCCCTGGCCTGGGAAACGCTGCCGTTCGCCGAGCCGGCGAGCACGAAAATCGGCTTTTCGAAATGGGATGATGTGCCATGA
- a CDS encoding molybdenum cofactor biosynthesis protein MoaE has product MPTNGPQSPGEAVFAGISDTPIDADTAWDAVESEHTGAVVTFGGIVRNHDGGREVLKLTYSAHPSAPARMVELVDEVASRHPGTRLWAAHRVGELHIGDAALVAAAAAAHRGAAFDACRDLVETVKAHVPVWKEQFFADGEVEWVGSA; this is encoded by the coding sequence ATGCCCACTAACGGGCCCCAATCACCCGGCGAAGCGGTCTTCGCGGGCATCAGCGACACCCCCATCGACGCGGACACCGCCTGGGACGCGGTGGAGTCAGAGCACACCGGCGCCGTGGTTACCTTCGGCGGCATCGTGCGCAACCACGACGGAGGCCGCGAGGTGCTGAAACTGACCTACAGCGCCCACCCCAGCGCCCCGGCGCGGATGGTCGAGCTGGTGGACGAGGTCGCCTCCCGGCACCCCGGGACCCGGCTGTGGGCGGCCCACCGGGTTGGGGAGCTGCACATCGGGGACGCCGCCCTGGTGGCGGCCGCAGCTGCTGCCCACCGCGGGGCGGCCTTCGACGCCTGCCGCGACCTGGTGGAGACCGTCAAGGCCCACGTGCCTGTTTGGAAGGAACAGTTCTTCGCCGACGGCGAGGTTGAATGGGTGGGCAGTGCCTGA
- a CDS encoding M24 family metallopeptidase, which yields MEHVGVAPMLFTTEEYAARLAAARVRMQEQGLSALLVTDPANIYYLTGYNAWSFYTPQLVFVPMEGDMILFSREMDANGAFRTSWLPPENIVGYPERYVHRPHLHPFDWVAYALRARYLIAPAAKGCVGLEMDAHFFSPKGYRSLVNALPEWTLVDCFELVNWVRAVKSPAEIQLMRQAAVFTNLAMQAAHDAIDVGARQCDIAAAISQAQLTGTAEAGGDYPAIVPMLPTGQSADTPHLTWSDEPLKPNEAMIVELAGAYHRYHVPMARTFMPGKPSPQLAHLARATDHALAAVLEAVAPGTPVQELSQVFNRTLFEYGYEKASRIGYSIGVGYPPDWGERTISLRSEELTVLQENMTFHLMCGMWMEGYGYEVSEAIRVTDTGVETFTAFPRGLVPAGDARLTAAESSTLLGNPGERAVSSGPGLAGLPQPLTEPRRPATPRFGFTTPTEEPMTGPIGIVARNAERADRDPVWPVAPEPEAEPEAENGDASPGQTP from the coding sequence ATGGAACATGTGGGCGTCGCACCTATGCTCTTCACCACCGAGGAGTATGCCGCGCGGCTGGCCGCGGCGAGGGTGCGCATGCAGGAGCAGGGCCTGAGCGCCCTGCTGGTCACCGATCCGGCAAACATCTACTATCTGACCGGCTACAACGCGTGGTCTTTCTACACCCCGCAACTGGTCTTCGTCCCCATGGAAGGGGACATGATCCTGTTCTCCCGGGAAATGGACGCCAACGGGGCCTTCCGGACCAGCTGGCTGCCGCCGGAAAACATCGTGGGCTATCCCGAGCGCTACGTTCACCGCCCGCACCTGCACCCCTTCGACTGGGTGGCCTATGCCCTGCGCGCCCGCTACCTGATCGCCCCCGCAGCCAAGGGCTGCGTTGGCCTGGAAATGGACGCACACTTCTTCTCCCCCAAGGGCTATCGCTCGCTGGTCAACGCCCTGCCGGAATGGACACTGGTGGACTGCTTTGAGTTGGTGAACTGGGTCCGGGCCGTCAAGTCCCCGGCGGAGATCCAGCTGATGCGCCAGGCCGCGGTGTTCACCAACCTGGCAATGCAAGCCGCCCATGACGCCATCGACGTCGGCGCCCGCCAGTGCGACATCGCCGCCGCCATCAGCCAGGCACAGCTGACGGGCACCGCGGAGGCCGGCGGCGACTACCCGGCGATCGTTCCGATGCTCCCCACCGGTCAATCCGCCGACACCCCGCACCTGACCTGGAGCGACGAACCGCTGAAGCCGAATGAGGCGATGATCGTGGAGCTGGCCGGCGCCTACCACCGCTACCACGTGCCGATGGCCCGCACCTTCATGCCCGGCAAGCCCTCCCCCCAGCTGGCGCACCTGGCCCGGGCCACCGACCACGCGCTGGCTGCGGTGCTGGAGGCCGTGGCACCGGGCACCCCCGTGCAGGAACTCTCTCAGGTCTTCAACCGGACCCTGTTTGAATACGGCTATGAGAAGGCCTCGCGCATCGGCTACTCGATCGGCGTGGGCTACCCGCCGGACTGGGGCGAGCGCACCATCTCCCTGCGCAGCGAGGAGTTGACGGTACTGCAGGAGAACATGACGTTCCACCTGATGTGCGGCATGTGGATGGAGGGCTACGGCTACGAGGTCTCGGAGGCGATCCGGGTCACCGACACCGGAGTGGAGACCTTCACCGCCTTCCCGCGCGGGCTGGTGCCCGCCGGCGATGCCCGCCTAACAGCGGCCGAGTCCAGCACCCTGCTGGGCAACCCCGGCGAGCGGGCGGTTTCAAGCGGTCCCGGACTGGCGGGGCTCCCGCAGCCGCTCACCGAACCGCGCCGCCCGGCCACTCCGCGCTTTGGCTTCACCACCCCGACGGAGGAACCCATGACCGGGCCGATCGGCATCGTTGCGCGCAACGCCGAGCGGGCCGACAGGGACCCCGTCTGGCCGGTCGCCCCGGAGCCGGAGGCCGAGCCCGAAGCGGAGAACGGCGATGCTTCCCCGGGGCAGACGCCCTAA
- a CDS encoding GntR family transcriptional regulator: MTASSIEPLKQESTPAIIARQIRMAIENGEFGPGAQLAEADLAGRLGVSRGPLREAMQRLTQEGLLVSIRNRGLFVAQFTQADITDIYRARTAVERGAALKIIEVDHTNGQVGKELLGIVAEMEAHGTDPAALSRSDISFHEAMVRLADSPRLSRIHGTLVTETRMCLSALEKSEYPVAERIAGHRRIAQAILDADVPELHRALADHMDSAVDHLVGPAAAKGRRDDAAS, encoded by the coding sequence ATGACCGCATCGAGCATCGAACCGCTGAAACAGGAATCCACGCCGGCCATCATTGCGCGCCAGATCCGCATGGCGATCGAGAACGGCGAGTTCGGACCGGGCGCACAGTTGGCCGAAGCCGACCTCGCCGGGCGCCTGGGTGTCAGCCGCGGCCCGTTGCGGGAGGCCATGCAGCGCCTGACCCAGGAGGGGCTGCTGGTGAGCATCCGCAACCGCGGCCTGTTCGTCGCGCAGTTCACGCAGGCCGACATCACCGACATCTATCGGGCGCGAACCGCGGTCGAGCGTGGTGCCGCGCTGAAGATCATCGAGGTCGACCACACGAACGGGCAGGTCGGTAAGGAACTGCTCGGGATCGTGGCAGAGATGGAGGCCCATGGGACCGACCCCGCCGCACTGAGCCGAAGCGACATCTCCTTCCACGAGGCCATGGTCCGGCTGGCCGACAGCCCGCGGCTCAGCCGCATCCACGGCACGCTGGTGACGGAGACCCGGATGTGCCTCTCTGCCCTGGAAAAATCCGAATACCCCGTCGCGGAGCGCATCGCCGGGCACCGGCGCATTGCCCAGGCGATCCTCGACGCCGACGTGCCGGAACTGCACCGGGCGCTCGCCGACCACATGGACAGCGCCGTAGACCACCTCGTGGGCCCCGCAGCCGCGAAAGGCCGCCGGGACGACGCGGCCTCCTGA
- the moaA gene encoding GTP 3',8-cyclase MoaA yields MPTILTPAPADSPGLSDKFGRQATDLRISLIDKCNLRCTYCMPADGLAWLPKSKLLTLEEISRIVRIGVRDLGVRELRLTGGEPLVRVDLPQIIATVRSEHPDLPISLTTNGVGLAKKAAALKEAGLTRINVSLDTLHAETFAKLTRRDHIDSVFAGIDAALAADLAPVKINAVLMRGINDEQAPELLAWALERGLELRFIEQMPLDADHVWRKDNMVTAADLRAYLETRFRLSPDTKPRDGAPAERFLVSTPQDPDTILGAVGIIASVSEPFCSDCKRTRITAEGKVMSCLFSREETDLSALLRDGSDDRAIAERWRAAMWGKPRAHGMDHTGLGSKDFVQSDRSMSAIGG; encoded by the coding sequence ATGCCCACCATCCTGACACCGGCACCCGCAGACTCCCCCGGGCTCAGCGACAAGTTCGGCCGACAGGCCACCGACCTGCGCATCTCCCTGATCGACAAGTGCAACCTCCGCTGCACCTACTGCATGCCCGCCGACGGGCTGGCCTGGCTGCCCAAGTCCAAGCTGCTGACGTTGGAGGAAATCTCCCGGATCGTGCGCATCGGCGTGCGTGACCTGGGAGTGCGCGAACTGCGCCTCACCGGCGGCGAACCCCTGGTGCGCGTGGACCTGCCCCAGATCATCGCCACGGTGCGCAGCGAGCACCCGGACCTTCCCATCTCCCTGACCACCAACGGGGTGGGACTGGCCAAGAAGGCAGCCGCGCTCAAAGAGGCCGGACTGACCCGCATCAACGTTTCCCTCGACACCCTGCATGCCGAGACCTTCGCCAAGCTCACCCGGCGCGACCACATCGACTCGGTGTTCGCCGGGATCGACGCGGCCCTGGCCGCCGACCTGGCGCCGGTGAAGATCAATGCGGTGTTGATGCGCGGGATCAACGACGAGCAGGCACCCGAGCTGCTGGCCTGGGCCCTGGAGCGCGGCCTGGAGCTGCGCTTCATCGAGCAGATGCCGCTGGACGCGGACCACGTGTGGCGCAAGGACAACATGGTTACCGCCGCGGATTTGCGCGCCTACCTGGAAACCCGCTTCCGCCTCTCCCCCGATACCAAGCCGCGCGACGGTGCCCCGGCCGAACGCTTCCTGGTCTCCACCCCGCAGGACCCCGACACCATCCTGGGTGCGGTGGGCATCATCGCCTCGGTGTCCGAGCCGTTCTGCTCCGACTGCAAACGCACCCGCATCACTGCCGAGGGCAAGGTCATGAGCTGCCTGTTCTCCCGGGAGGAAACCGACCTGTCCGCGCTGCTGCGTGACGGCTCGGACGATCGGGCCATTGCCGAACGCTGGCGGGCAGCGATGTGGGGCAAGCCGCGGGCCCACGGCATGGACCACACCGGACTGGGCTCCAAGGACTTTGTACAATCGGACCGCTCCATGAGCGCCATCGGAGGATAA
- a CDS encoding MogA/MoaB family molybdenum cofactor biosynthesis protein produces the protein MSACEPLGAPRKAAILISSTRAAMGIYEDASAPVIADWLQEQNFDVIPAIVVPDGPSVGAALQGLLLSKPSVIITSGGTGLSADDRTPEETEPLLDRMVPGIMEALRAAGREKTPMSALSRGHAGVSGETFIVNLPGSPSGVMDGLTVLTPLLTHICDQLEGRHAH, from the coding sequence ATGAGTGCCTGTGAACCACTGGGCGCCCCTCGCAAGGCGGCCATCCTCATTTCATCCACCCGTGCGGCCATGGGCATCTACGAGGATGCCAGCGCCCCGGTCATTGCCGACTGGCTCCAGGAACAGAACTTCGATGTCATCCCGGCCATCGTCGTGCCGGACGGCCCGTCCGTCGGTGCGGCGCTGCAGGGACTGCTGCTGTCCAAGCCGAGCGTCATCATCACTTCAGGCGGCACCGGGCTCAGCGCCGATGACAGGACGCCGGAGGAAACCGAACCGCTGCTGGACCGGATGGTCCCCGGCATCATGGAGGCGCTGCGCGCAGCCGGGCGGGAAAAGACCCCGATGTCCGCGCTGAGCCGCGGGCATGCGGGGGTGTCGGGGGAGACCTTCATCGTGAACCTGCCGGGTTCCCCCTCCGGGGTCATGGACGGGCTCACGGTGCTCACTCCCTTGCTCACGCACATCTGCGACCAGCTGGAGGGACGCCATGCCCACTAA
- a CDS encoding GMC family oxidoreductase gives MSDTLTTDVVIVGSGVAGALVADALTRAGVGVIMLEAGPPVDRDQAVEVFRAAPAKVPESPYPNVPWAPHPTSLEIGVPGTGYFIQDGPDAFGSTYERIVGGTTWHWLGSTPRLLPRDFEMRTRFGVGADWPITYNDLEPWYVRAEREMGVSGDSNEDLGSPRSAGYPMEAIPTSFLDRVIGQAAAGIGLQVRSTPQARNSESSFNDRPRCEGNSNCIPICPIGAKYDALIHLERARENGARLVANAVVFDVLVSGGRATGVRYRTPDRTDHTVLAKAVVLAAHGIETPKLLLSSDNGRGVANSSDQVGRNLMDHPIQLSWALSRDPVYPQRGPGSTAGIDSTRERPDADARSAFRVEIGNDGWRFPIGDPTFEFTAPAPFPRLREGGNALARRWNEHVQREIRFASSVEQLPDPGNRIVPDFNNLDDIGLPRPRITFAVGASVRAGMADAAAVHENLFAELEATERNHSDVPFGAGHIMGTTAMGENPATSVVDAEGRSHDVPNLWVVGSSVFPTAGTANPTLTLAALALRTAERLVARL, from the coding sequence ATGAGCGATACTCTCACCACCGATGTGGTCATCGTGGGTTCCGGCGTGGCCGGAGCCCTGGTCGCCGATGCGCTCACTCGCGCGGGTGTCGGCGTCATCATGCTCGAAGCCGGACCACCGGTGGATCGCGACCAAGCGGTCGAGGTCTTTCGGGCCGCCCCGGCCAAGGTCCCCGAAAGCCCGTACCCGAACGTGCCGTGGGCGCCACATCCGACCAGCCTGGAGATCGGGGTTCCCGGCACCGGCTACTTCATCCAGGACGGACCCGATGCCTTCGGCTCCACCTATGAGCGGATCGTGGGTGGCACCACCTGGCACTGGCTGGGCAGCACGCCGCGGCTGTTGCCCAGGGACTTCGAGATGCGGACCCGGTTCGGGGTCGGCGCGGACTGGCCGATCACCTACAACGATCTCGAGCCGTGGTATGTCAGGGCGGAGCGCGAAATGGGCGTTTCAGGAGACTCGAACGAGGACCTGGGGTCACCGCGCAGCGCGGGGTACCCCATGGAGGCGATACCGACCAGCTTTCTGGACCGGGTGATCGGCCAAGCCGCTGCCGGGATCGGTCTGCAGGTTCGGTCCACCCCTCAGGCACGCAACTCCGAATCCTCCTTCAATGACCGTCCGCGCTGCGAGGGGAACAGCAACTGCATCCCCATTTGTCCCATCGGCGCCAAGTATGACGCGCTCATCCACCTGGAGCGTGCCCGGGAGAACGGTGCACGGTTGGTGGCCAACGCCGTGGTGTTCGACGTGCTGGTGAGCGGTGGCCGCGCGACCGGGGTGCGATACCGCACACCCGACCGGACCGATCACACGGTGCTGGCCAAGGCCGTGGTGCTGGCCGCGCACGGCATCGAGACGCCGAAGCTGCTGCTGTCCAGCGACAATGGGCGGGGAGTGGCGAACTCCTCGGATCAAGTGGGTCGCAACCTGATGGACCACCCGATCCAGCTGTCGTGGGCCTTGTCTCGCGATCCGGTGTATCCCCAGCGCGGCCCGGGCTCGACGGCCGGGATAGACAGCACCCGCGAGCGTCCCGATGCGGACGCGCGCAGTGCCTTCCGCGTCGAGATCGGCAACGACGGATGGCGGTTCCCCATCGGTGATCCGACGTTCGAGTTCACCGCCCCCGCTCCGTTCCCACGCCTGCGCGAAGGCGGCAACGCACTGGCGCGGCGCTGGAATGAGCACGTCCAGCGCGAGATCCGGTTTGCCAGCTCGGTCGAGCAGCTGCCCGACCCGGGCAACCGCATCGTGCCGGACTTCAACAACCTCGACGACATCGGATTGCCTCGTCCCCGCATCACCTTCGCCGTCGGCGCGTCTGTCCGCGCCGGCATGGCCGACGCGGCCGCCGTACATGAAAACCTGTTCGCAGAGCTGGAGGCCACCGAGCGCAACCACTCCGACGTCCCATTCGGTGCCGGGCACATCATGGGAACGACGGCGATGGGTGAAAACCCGGCCACCTCGGTGGTGGATGCGGAAGGCCGCAGCCATGACGTGCCGAACCTGTGGGTGGTCGGTTCATCGGTGTTCCCCACCGCCGGCACGGCCAACCCGACATTGACGCTGGCTGCGCTGGCCCTGCGGACGGCGGAGCGGTTGGTGGCGCGGTTGTAA
- a CDS encoding DUF6953 family protein, protein MTNAPEIAQWILDAIHKEKTVHQEALVPRIAEAFGEEWVYTNENGHPAINRDVLKSLRKLRDASVAWNREDRSWNVVDAS, encoded by the coding sequence ATGACCAATGCACCAGAAATTGCCCAGTGGATCCTTGACGCGATCCACAAAGAAAAGACCGTCCACCAGGAAGCCCTGGTGCCCCGCATTGCGGAGGCCTTCGGCGAGGAGTGGGTCTACACGAATGAAAACGGGCACCCGGCCATCAACCGCGATGTCCTGAAGTCCCTGCGCAAGTTGCGCGACGCCTCGGTGGCCTGGAACCGCGAGGACCGCAGCTGGAACGTCGTCGACGCCAGCTAG
- a CDS encoding MoaD/ThiS family protein: MRIRYFAAAAQAAGTTEERIDLLQLPGATLGTVLEHLATNAPAAAPVPDGPLLRRTTSLATVLGRCSFLVNGVSEQDKDRVLRPGDELDVLPPFAGG; this comes from the coding sequence TTGCGCATTCGATACTTTGCCGCCGCGGCCCAGGCCGCCGGCACGACCGAGGAACGAATCGACCTGCTTCAGCTTCCCGGCGCCACGCTGGGCACGGTGCTCGAGCACCTGGCAACCAACGCCCCGGCAGCTGCCCCGGTCCCCGATGGGCCGCTGCTGCGCCGCACCACTTCGCTGGCCACGGTGCTGGGGCGCTGCAGCTTCCTGGTCAACGGCGTGAGCGAACAGGACAAGGACCGCGTGCTGCGCCCCGGCGACGAGCTGGACGTGCTGCCGCCCTTCGCCGGCGGATAA